One window from the genome of Luteithermobacter gelatinilyticus encodes:
- a CDS encoding 4-(cytidine 5'-diphospho)-2-C-methyl-D-erythritol kinase, giving the protein MDTRPNKPPFLSKGTSFSEHAPAKINLDLHVVGRRADGYHLLDSLVVFADYGDRLDFVPGDELSLIIHGPYGQDLTVEEDNLVLRAARAFMDRSGRKLTGCFRLIKNLPVASGIGGGSADAAAVLRIAEKCYPGALSLEAMRELALKLGADVPACLMGRCLRMEGIGERITPLPLSFPLYLVLVNPGRAVSTAEIFQERARKRLAFSAARDVPLGFSDFEQLWKVVQNSHNDLQPGASELEPAIPALLDALQAVQGCLLARMSGSGATCFGLFETLEHADAAARKIRDLYPAYWIKTITAR; this is encoded by the coding sequence ATGGATACACGCCCGAATAAACCGCCGTTTTTGTCAAAAGGCACCTCTTTTTCGGAACACGCGCCGGCCAAAATCAATCTGGATCTGCATGTGGTCGGACGCCGTGCCGATGGTTATCATTTGCTGGACAGCCTGGTGGTTTTTGCCGACTATGGCGACCGGCTTGATTTTGTTCCTGGGGATGAGTTGTCTCTCATAATCCACGGCCCTTATGGGCAGGATCTGACGGTTGAAGAAGACAATCTTGTACTCAGGGCGGCGCGGGCGTTTATGGACCGAAGCGGCAGGAAGCTTACGGGGTGCTTTAGGCTGATTAAAAACCTTCCGGTTGCTTCCGGCATTGGCGGGGGGTCAGCGGATGCCGCCGCCGTGCTCAGAATCGCAGAAAAATGTTATCCCGGGGCCCTGTCCCTGGAGGCCATGCGGGAACTTGCTTTGAAGTTGGGGGCGGATGTGCCGGCCTGTCTGATGGGGCGGTGCCTGCGTATGGAAGGAATCGGTGAAAGGATCACGCCGCTTCCCCTGTCCTTTCCCCTGTATCTGGTGTTAGTCAATCCGGGCCGCGCCGTCTCCACCGCGGAAATTTTTCAAGAACGCGCCCGCAAACGGTTGGCCTTTTCTGCGGCGCGTGACGTGCCGCTGGGTTTTTCCGATTTTGAACAGTTATGGAAAGTGGTGCAAAACAGCCATAATGATCTACAGCCGGGGGCCTCGGAACTGGAGCCGGCCATTCCGGCATTGCTGGACGCATTGCAGGCTGTGCAAGGCTGCCTACTGGCGCGTATGTCAGGAAGCGGGGCAACCTGTTTTGGTCTGTTCGAAACGCTGGAGCATGCCGATGCTGCGGCACGAAAAATCCGTGACCTGTATCCTGCTTATTGGATAAAAACCATCACGGCCCGGTAA
- a CDS encoding tetratricopeptide repeat protein yields the protein MFIGNDVVCQNKSKSRVFLLQTVVLITFLAGCATSQKPVNEPATPPEQPFGEYLAGQHAQANMDIGAAAEYHQKALELDPDNLSLLGRTFSLCIADGRYDCAVRAANRLRQNGRADSLVHLFLFLEKVEAGANEKALGLLEQVGDAGVYGLFKPLLRAWIAAEQGRREDVELYLNQLFDNDSFENFKKYHAGLIYEYIGEYETAERLYAEALVNVGGITLRNIEAYGRLLQKLGREADARQLYVNYLEKAPDNETLEAGLKRLKQGLAPGREIRNYRDGLAEIFYTSASFLMQDNIRTPATLYLRLAKYLKPDFYHADFLLGQIFEIDDYYEGALNCLANIPPESPFHYRARLQQAWILEKTGRIEEAVAAMKALIAEYPEKIETYGALGDLYRIHSRFAEAGEAYTKLIERLDKPEQKHWTIFYTRGIVLERQQRWHEAEKDFFRALELQPDQPQVLNYLAYSWVERGENLEQARRMLEKAAELRPHDGYIIDSLGWALFKMGYKEKALEILEKAVLLQSDDWAINDHLGDVYWAVGRKNEARFQWRHALSLNPDADKIPVIRRKLKHGYTPE from the coding sequence TTGTTTATCGGTAACGACGTTGTCTGTCAGAACAAATCTAAGTCACGCGTCTTCCTGTTACAGACTGTCGTACTGATCACGTTTCTTGCAGGCTGCGCCACATCGCAAAAGCCGGTCAATGAACCTGCAACACCCCCGGAGCAACCCTTCGGGGAGTATCTTGCAGGTCAGCATGCCCAGGCTAATATGGATATCGGGGCAGCAGCGGAATATCATCAAAAAGCGCTCGAGCTGGACCCGGATAATCTGTCTTTGCTTGGGCGGACTTTTTCCCTGTGTATTGCTGATGGCCGGTACGACTGCGCGGTGCGTGCCGCCAATCGTCTGCGGCAAAACGGGCGGGCAGACAGTCTGGTGCATCTTTTCCTGTTTCTGGAAAAGGTGGAAGCCGGTGCCAATGAAAAGGCTTTGGGGCTGCTGGAACAGGTTGGCGATGCCGGGGTTTACGGGCTGTTCAAACCTTTGTTGAGAGCCTGGATTGCGGCGGAACAGGGGCGCAGGGAAGACGTTGAATTGTATCTCAATCAACTGTTCGACAATGATTCCTTTGAAAATTTCAAAAAATATCATGCGGGCTTGATCTATGAATATATTGGGGAATATGAAACGGCTGAGCGGCTTTATGCCGAAGCATTGGTCAATGTGGGGGGCATTACCCTCAGGAATATCGAAGCCTATGGCCGGCTTTTGCAGAAGCTGGGTCGTGAGGCGGATGCCCGACAGCTCTATGTGAATTATCTTGAAAAGGCCCCGGATAATGAAACTCTTGAAGCGGGTTTGAAACGGCTGAAGCAGGGGCTGGCGCCCGGACGTGAGATAAGGAATTACCGGGACGGCCTGGCCGAGATCTTTTATACCTCAGCCAGCTTTTTAATGCAGGACAATATTCGCACACCGGCAACCCTGTATCTGCGTCTGGCGAAATATCTCAAGCCGGACTTTTATCATGCGGACTTTTTGTTGGGGCAAATTTTTGAAATTGACGACTATTATGAGGGTGCTCTGAACTGTCTTGCCAATATTCCCCCGGAAAGCCCGTTTCATTACCGGGCCCGGTTGCAGCAGGCATGGATTTTGGAAAAAACGGGGCGAATCGAAGAGGCTGTGGCGGCAATGAAGGCTTTGATTGCGGAATATCCGGAAAAAATCGAGACCTATGGGGCGCTGGGTGATTTGTATCGCATTCACAGTCGTTTTGCCGAAGCGGGGGAGGCCTATACAAAACTGATTGAGAGGCTGGACAAGCCAGAGCAGAAGCACTGGACCATCTTCTATACCCGGGGTATTGTTCTGGAGCGGCAACAAAGATGGCATGAGGCCGAGAAAGACTTTTTCCGGGCGCTTGAATTACAGCCGGATCAGCCGCAAGTACTCAACTATCTCGCCTATAGCTGGGTCGAGCGCGGAGAAAATCTGGAACAAGCCAGGCGCATGCTGGAAAAAGCGGCTGAACTGCGCCCTCATGACGGATATATTATAGACAGTCTTGGGTGGGCGTTGTTTAAAATGGGGTATAAGGAAAAAGCCCTGGAAATTCTGGAAAAAGCGGTTCTGTTGCAATCTGATGACTGGGCGATCAACGACCATCTCGGGGATGTATATTGGGCCGTAGGCAGAAAAAATGAAGCCCGGTTTCAATGGCGACATGCCTTGTCTCTTAATCCCGATGCAGACAAGATACCTGTGATCAGGCGGAAACTGAAGCATGGATACACGCCCGAATAA